TCGAGGCGACCGAGTGCTGAAACTGTCCTGCGGACATAGCGCGCCACCGGGGGGCTGCGTGGGGAAGAGGCTGCTTCCGACGAGCTGTTGCTCGTCTGCGTAGGGGGGAGGAGTGAGCAGGGACAGCCGGTGTTTCTGCTACCGGCTGGGGACGAAGGGTGGCTAGGGAGGGATGTGAGCAAGAGATGTTCAAGCTACAGGAtagtacggctctgataccagttgttaggatctgaactgtaactctcatcgagaggataGCAGtaggaagagttggggcaaTTTTCTGAGTTTTTTCTTCCACAATACCATATCCAACCAAGGGTTagggatacatatttatagctggcctagcagccaaccagccaagcatcaaggcatatgctagtctaagataCCTTTGATGCTGTCCTTTCTAGTATAAGATGCCTAGAACTAtcctaccctaaaagtagtcaacaaagtgatgctgcagcaagcatatgctgcagccccactgtcctccagtcaacaaaCTGGTGCTGCAGCAAACAGAGCAGATACTGCAGCCTCACAACAAAGTAATCAACAGGCAGGTGCTGCAGCAAACAGATGCTGCAGCCTCACAAGGACCAGTACAGCAGCAAGACTTATCCAGCATAAACACGGTCCCATGTTGTGGATTACCACACGGTCCCATGTTGTGGATTACCTGAAAGTTCACCTCCAGTGGATGAAAGAGGGAAATACCAATTTTTCATCTCATAAGCAAAGCAAAAGAAATacatagagaaaaaaaaagataacctGAAATAATCATCATTACATTCTCGAGTGATGCCACTGAGAAACATGGGAATGTATCTAgtgcaaaccatctaccccGTGCAACCTTGAAAACTATGAATCAAGGTCACAAGATACTAATCCAATAGATAAAGTTAAtggtgggattattttgcagttaagccAGCCACTTTTTCATATCATAGAAAAAGTGATGCATCAAAAGTGGTCGGCGGGTGGGGGGATTACctgcaaaataatcccaccactaacactatccattggattagcatctcgTGGCCTTAATTCATAGTTTTCAATTCATAGTTTTCAAGATTGCACGGGGTAGATGGTTTGCATCATATACATGGCAAGACATATTGCTTCTGAATATCAGAAATATTTCCTTGAACCGATCCAGCATCGGTGTCAGAATGCTTCATCATTAAACACCAGAAGTATAAAGAACCCAATGCCAGTGATTAACTGACAACTCTAAAAATGCTGGCTCAAATTTTATGCGGTCATGTATTAACACGGCAATACAACAATACAGTATGATACATTACTGTCATAATCAAATGAACATGCAAATTGAACATGACATGCTAGATGTCCTGAACCTAGGTGACCAACTGAAATATATGAAGTTATTGGTATGAGAACCTCGACGGATTGGTACATCATGGTATCAATCATCCTATAAAATTTGCTCGGATGACACAAACCTTTGTATTTATACCAAGCATTATATGCCCATGAGCATGAGAAATGAGATGGTAATGGACCAACACATCCCATGCCTCAAACCAAACATCCCAGACACATTAAAGAAAACACAGAACAGAGACGACAGGTGAACAGATCAATAAAAGATGTTGAAACTGGAAAGGAAATCTAATCATCACTGGGCTGGTTTTCAGTACAAGCAACAAATTACAAATGTTTTAGACCTTGTCAAAGGAAGATGCGGATTAGAAATTTAATATAACCCAAAAGGCCAAATGTGAAACTCATCCAATGCAGATTCCAATGGAACTACTTAAAAACATACCAGTAATCAATTGCAAACATATAGCAATGTTTACAGTATGTCAATTAACTATATCCATTATGGCACGGATACACTTCCAAACTGCAGGTTCTGCTCTGCCTTCCAGGTACTATCATTCTCTCATTATTGGTGTTACTGCCATCAGCACACTAATGACTCTTGGTGCCCACGTTAGAGTCCATCGGATCAACCCCTGGCATTGCAGCACCAGCATCCTTGGGAGCAATTGCTGCCTCCTCTCCTGATACTACTCTTGGCATTGCACCTCCAGAATCCATGCGAGCAGTTGCTGCCTCCTCTACTGACACTACCCTTGGCATTGCACCTCCAGCATCCATGGGAGCAGTTGCTGCCTCCTCTCCAGACACTAGCACACATCCAGCATCTGCAGGTTTAGCGTCGATCTCCTCAACCAAAAGTACACCTTGAGTTTCTGCTTTCTTCCTTGATGCCAGATCCTCATCTTTTTCAGGCCTCTCTTCTATCAAGTCCCTAGATACCTCATCTGCAGTTTCCGCAACCCCAGTTTCAAAAGTCCTGACCTTTCTTGGCCTGCCAGGCCCCCTCTTGATCCCCATCGATGCCGTAAGCCCGGATTCTGTAGACGTCCCTGCCGATCGATTCTTCTTTCTTGGTCTTCCCCGCCCTCTCTTCTCCACCGAAGCAGCAACTCCTGTTTCTGCAGTTTCAGTTTCCAATGGCCTCTTTCTAGGTCGCCCACGATCTCTCTTCTCCGTCAAATAAGTACCAAAGGATTGCAGACTCCTAGCTTCAACTTCATTTTGCACAGCCCCAGCTTGCCCTGTAGCTTGTGCAGGCAGAGCTTCATGTTGATCCCCAGTCGTCTGTGCAGCATTCAATTGTCCACCTTCCAGTGTCTTCTCCTTTCTTGGTCTCCCAGGCCCTCTCTTAGTCAGTGGAGCATCAGTAGATTGCCCAGATTCAGGTTGCATCTTCTCCTTAGGAGGCCGACCACGCTTTCTCTTCCCAGCAACCACAGCCTTAGGAGGGCGCCCTCGTCCCCGCTTCACACCAACCACACTGTTACTGCTCACAGATACTACTCCCAGCAGCGGCGAAGCAACGGGGTAGGGATTCTTGCGCGGGCGTCCACGCCCCCGCTTGACCCCAGATGGCGGCAGCATTGCAATCGCTCTCGGCAGCTGCAAAGAAGAGGAAGCCACTGGCACAAGTGCGTTCTTCCGCAGGcgcccacgccctcgcttgacCCCAGATGGCGGCAGCGCAATCGCTCCTGGCTGCGGCGGAACAGAGGAAGCCAACAGGACGAGGGCATTCTTCCGTGGGCGTCCACGCCCCCGCTTGTCCCCAGATGGTGGCGGAGCAGAGGAAGCCAACAGGACAAGGGCGTTCTTCCGTGGGCGACCACGCCCCCGCTTCACCCCAGATGGAGATGGCAGAGCAATCGCTCCGAGCAGCTGTGAAGCAGAGGAAGCCACCGGGACAAGGGCGTTCTTACGTGGGCGCCCACGCCCACGCTTGACCCCAGATGAAGGTGGCGCAGCAATTGCTCCCAGCAATGGCGAAGCAGATGAAGCCACTGGGACAAGGGCGTTCTTCCGCGGGCGTCCACGCCCACGCTTGACTCCAGATGGAAGCGGCGAAGCAGTTGCCCCGAGCAGTGGCGAAGCAGATGAAGCCACTGGGACAAGGGAGTTCTTCCGTGGGCGTCCACGCCCCCGCTTGACCCCAGATGGAGGCGGCGAAGCAGTTGCTCCCAGCAGTGGTGAAGCAGATGAAGCCACTGGGACAAGGGCGTTCTTCCGCGGGCGTCCAGGCCCTCGCTTGGGCCCCTCAGAGTTCGGAATCGGAGAGGAAGGAGCTAAATCTGCGTTCTTGCGaggccgcccccggccgcgcTTCTGCCCCGAAGCAGCGGACTTGGGAGGGCGGCCGCGGCCTCGCCGCTGCTGCGGAGGGGTAGCTTCGGTGGACAGGAAGTAGTTGCCGGAGACGAGGCGTAGCTGGCCCTGGGACttgaggcggcggaggtgggcggaGAGGAGCGCCTCGTGGCTGGAGTGCAGGCCGGAGAAGTGGTCAGCGATGTACTTGCCGATGGCCTGGCGGCTCGACCCGCCCGGATCCCGAAGCTCCGTCAGCGCCTGCACGACCATCTGCGTGCGCATCCAAATCCCAATCCATCGATCGAGATGCGGCAGCAAGAAGTCAGGTTTCGACCTGACGAAGCGAGGAAGGAGACGGGGGAGCGGCTAGGATTGGAACAGGGGCAAAGGAAGCTTACCTCCTTGTATGCCgggtgggggcggccggcggggggcgCCGCCGACGAAGGCGACGCGACGGCGACCACCATTCCGCCTTCACCGCTCGCTGCTGCTATTTCGTCTTCTCTTTGTTTTTTCCCCAACGGGGGTGTCCGTATCCCTACTGGGTGAAGCGGGGGAGCGGTGCGGCGCGGGTGATGTGAGAGTGGGACAGGCCACAGGAGAAGCCGCCGATACCTACCAGGTGACCCTTCATCGGACGGCTCATGCTGGTGCCGTGATGGGGAGGTGGATCGCTGACGTTGCACACGGTCAAAATAGCTGACGGtggttaggggtgtttggatgcttGAGCTAAAGTCTACCATGTCATATTAAATCTTCGAAGACTTActtaaatatgaattaattataaaactaactagacgaatctattaaacctaattaattcatcattagcaaatgattactgtagcatcacgttgtcaaatcattgactaattaggcttaatagattcatctcgcgaattagcctccatctgtgcaattggttttgtaattagtttatatttaatactcctaattaatatctaaatattcgatgggaTAGGAATTTTTTGTGATTACATTGAACGGTTATATTTGTGTCAGATGTTTGGTGTGactatttctaaaaaaaatggtgTGACTTTAACAACCAGCTTGATTGCGGATCCGTTCTCAAATAAAAAgctaaattttatttaaaaaactaAACGTTTGAATGAGATATAGCTTATTACAGCCGTAGGTTATAACACTTTTCTACCGTAGATTATAAATAATTAGGTTATTTGCATCCATGTGCATAAGCATGCCAACCTCCACCACACGAGTGCTTGCTTGTCTATGGatccaaattttgttttaatttAACTCACCCATCACATCTGCAAGTTCACGTCTTTAGCACAcctcctctcaaaaaaaattcacctgCCGCATCGCAGCTACTAGCATCCATCATTAAGACCACTGGAGGACCGCGTCGCTAACCTTCCCGAGGAACTCCtgaccttcgtcttctggctcCTTGGCTctagcaactacaagcatcgtTCCCTTGTCTATTGTTTCTAGCTAGACGTCAAGGTTACCTCACGCTCGGTGAAGGGCGTCAAGTTCCGACATCTCCTAAGTTGATGGCACTCATGTGCGACCAACTAACCACCACGCGCGAGAGCGTGGGTGGCATACCCTTGCGCTCAAAGAGATGTTGTAACGGTCCAAATGTTTCGTATTacttgttttgtttgtttcaaTTGTCTGTTTTTCTTGTGGGGAATTTTCCTCACTTTCTAGGTGTTGCAATGGCATGGTATGGATATTTTGCACAAGTATTTAGTTTTGGTCCAGTAATGCAAATCATACAAAAATTTAGGACATGTTAATGTTGCAACAAGTAAATTTTCTTCACCCGTATGGATGTTGCGCTAAAGACATAGTTGACCTTCTTCATCTCCTCTTGGCTCTTGCATCCATATACGTTGCAACGAGTAAATTGATTTGTTG
Above is a genomic segment from Setaria viridis chromosome 4, Setaria_viridis_v4.0, whole genome shotgun sequence containing:
- the LOC117852773 gene encoding uncharacterized protein; translation: MVVAVASPSSAAPPAGRPHPAYKEMVVQALTELRDPGGSSRQAIGKYIADHFSGLHSSHEALLSAHLRRLKSQGQLRLVSGNYFLSTEATPPQQRRGRGRPPKSAASGQKRGRGRPRKNADLAPSSPIPNSEGPKRGPGRPRKNALVPVASSASPLLGATASPPPSGVKRGRGRPRKNSLVPVASSASPLLGATASPLPSGVKRGRGRPRKNALVPVASSASPLLGAIAAPPSSGVKRGRGRPRKNALVPVASSASQLLGAIALPSPSGVKRGRGRPRKNALVLLASSAPPPSGDKRGRGRPRKNALVLLASSVPPQPGAIALPPSGVKRGRGRLRKNALVPVASSSLQLPRAIAMLPPSGVKRGRGRPRKNPYPVASPLLGVVSVSSNSVVGVKRGRGRPPKAVVAGKRKRGRPPKEKMQPESGQSTDAPLTKRGPGRPRKEKTLEGGQLNAAQTTGDQHEALPAQATGQAGAVQNEVEARSLQSFGTYLTEKRDRGRPRKRPLETETAETGVAASVEKRGRGRPRKKNRSAGTSTESGLTASMGIKRGPGRPRKVRTFETGVAETADEVSRDLIEERPEKDEDLASRKKAETQGVLLVEEIDAKPADAGCVLVSGEEAATAPMDAGGAMPRVVSVEEAATARMDSGGAMPRVVSGEEAAIAPKDAGAAMPGVDPMDSNVGTKSH